GATGGCGGGAGGCCAGCCACGCACGAACGGTCCTGTCCGGCTGAATGAGCTGTTCGACCAGGCGTTCTCTCACCTGCAACCGCAATCTGCGAAGCCGGTTAAAGCCGCCTCATCGCCTGCGGCAACGGATGGTTTCCTCTTCAGCGGCAACCACCACGACAGCGTGCCACGGGCACTCCTGATGGACGGGCGGCTGACCCCGCTTGAACGCAACGGCTGGCAAGTCTTCCGGCTGATGCTCGCAGAAGATGGTATCACCGCGATGCCCACGTACGATCAGCTCGCTCCCTGGCTCGCCTCCATGCCGTGCGCGGCCCGAGCGTCTCATGAAACGGTCGCACGCACCCTGACGATGCTGCGCCTGACCCGATGGATCAGCCTGGTCAGGCGCAGACGTGATCCGCGCACAGGCCGCATTCTGGGCAACCTCTATGTCCTGCACGATGAACCACTCACCCCCTATGAGGCAATCCAGCTTGATGCTGACTATCTGGCGCTGGTCAGCCAGTCTCTGGTTCATGCCAGTAAGTCTGTCCAGCGTGTCGGCGTGTATACGCTACAGGAGATGTCCCAGGACGCGATGCTCAGCGGCCAGGTACTGCCAACCCGATTGCAGGTGCTGACACAGCGGCTGTCCGCACAGGGCTGGCACATGGATTCACGTTACCCACAGGATATGAACGATCACGATTCCGAAGAAGGGACAACGCCCCCTCTTCGGAATGATGGCGACCTGACTTCGGATTCCAAATCAGGCCTGAGCGCCAGCAAAATCAACACACTTCG
The genomic region above belongs to Pectobacterium colocasium and contains:
- a CDS encoding STY4528 family pathogenicity island replication protein, giving the protein MAGGQPRTNGPVRLNELFDQAFSHLQPQSAKPVKAASSPAATDGFLFSGNHHDSVPRALLMDGRLTPLERNGWQVFRLMLAEDGITAMPTYDQLAPWLASMPCAARASHETVARTLTMLRLTRWISLVRRRRDPRTGRILGNLYVLHDEPLTPYEAIQLDADYLALVSQSLVHASKSVQRVGVYTLQEMSQDAMLSGQVLPTRLQVLTQRLSAQGWHMDSRYPQDMNDHDSEEGTTPPLRNDGDLTSDSKSGLSASKINTLRNPKSISTVPIKENNKKILTVPRAQGLGMLRLPERFMALKAEQQSGALAALQSVEPNLHQSVLDEWDARCTTTTIRNPAGYLFGIIQKALRGDFRAWAGQKDNTQTTPATKPRENPAPPQPPAANRDVALAHLARLRKLLDAT